tcgtagctcagtccatagcttctcaggcttcaggatcttctcacccctcttctCATACTGGCAcctctactcgtggcagaggcagacgcggtcaAGGTCAAGCTCATGGAAATAATCCtatatctcctcaccctatctctgattcatcagactccgatccttctagccatgacatctattagatccagtgtagtctgtcctttcttttgtttttgtctaggatctatcttgtgggctatgtaatgtgttgactgattgactcttggatagtttctatccatgaatttttgtactctaagttgactcatatgtattgaaacatctatgtattcagtcactttttgaatatatatatagatactttgaccttcaatgaatgtctatgaatgtgatcaaattgaattgcttttaattatgagatataaaaaataacttatatttgtgtTGTGAAATACTATAAATTATATATCTTCTAAATAAGCAAATTGGTATATTttttacgtttgctatattgagggggagtagaacaataagcaatagagaaataagcaatcaaagaagggggctaaagaagtaacattgatcccatcaaaaagagggaatagagaaaatatgtccttaaaaaggggagtagagaatcttacttgatgctgtcaaaaaggaggagtagagaatcaaaatcaagattgagcaataagcaatatagatgagcaataagtaaattgttaagcaaatgggcacatgtgtcaaagaatcaaaatcatcagcttccttttttttttctaagcaaatgaacttagaaccaaatttcaaatttttagcaaattttaaatttgtcttcaaactgcttatgatgcatttcgttcaaatacttggctataatatttaggtgatgcatcttcataaatttgaaattcatgttcaatactttatatatgcttttgctcaagtattttgtcatcatcaaaaagaggaagattgttgctctttgaattgattttgatgattataaagcatttgaggggattactaatgattttggtttgaaaaaatatttattgtatttcaggggcaaaatcataattttatcagatctgattcggaagcctcaagagcaagaacaaaagatgtgtaatctattggaggcaatttcaacatttttggaagtgtattttgtaagaaaatcaggtttatatttttgagtcgaccccatgagtcgactcatggctaaaaggactgaacggcacacaaaatttttggctggcacactctatgagtcgaccccatgagtcgaccccttggcatgagtcgactctatgagtcgacctctgctgctctgcaggtcaaaattacagaacagtcattttctgctcttttccatagaggtcgaccccatgagtcgacccatgagcatgagtcgaccctatgagtcgacccttgcgacGGAAaaattccacaacggctagtttttagctcattttggctacatttaatgcccatttaatgtgctctaacagctctatttcagctcagattactctccatcattatttgaagttataaaaggcacttaaaggagggaatcaaaaataagaaatagattttgaagagattcttcaagcattcatttcagtcctaagaaaAGAGCCCTTttaaagttaaagaagcttttatttcaaatttaccaactcctcaagagctcattcaagtctccaaccaccttgagaaaatcagaaagagcttccttctaattgtgtaaagtgtatttaaagcattatttgctcattaaggagctacatctgtacttttatatgattaactcctatactctatttttgagttgtttagtttgttttggaaggaatccaaaacgtggaaaggttgatccgaaccttgaatcagattgtattgggttggcttgtatccgaaaaataagtgttctagcttgggatagctagagtcagaggttctgactttgtattcgagttgaatacagtctagtggatttaaattttcaagtaggagcttggggagtggatgtaggtacaaggttggcaccgaaccactataaatcttcttgtttatgttgtgcttacttgctctccttttaaatttctttatcctcttgcattcttgcatccaacttctacaccttgcataaattacactctccatacttattttgctcattgttaaataatcttcatagttgtaagttaagtttaaaatttttaaaactgaattcaccccctctcttgggttgcatagctgggcaacaatcttcttcttcttctctaggaGGCTACACCCTATTCAAATCTATCTCAGAGTATAATCGAGAAATGATATCTTTATAGTTCCCGAAGCCGACCTCGTACGCAGTGGTCGACCCATTTGCGAGGTCTTCTTCATAAGTCTGAGAAGTCTTATACTCGGCTACTGTCTGAGAAGCCACCTCTTGAGCTCGAGTCTATGCTGCTGTGGCCTTCTCCTCCGCTTCCCGAGCAACTCGCTCGGCTTCCTCTGCTTCTCCCTGACCTCAATCATGGCTATTTCGGCCAGGTCTACATCTTTCTTTAGATCAGCAAGCAATTCGAAGATGCTGACAAGTGTCCTTCATCTAGGTCGAACATTTTCTTAGCCATTCGAAGCACCACCGGCAAGATTTTGCCACGTAAGCTTAATCTGCAAGCAATAGCTCAAAGCCAATCTGCTCATGACATGTAATCGACTATCGGTTAGAGAATCGACAGTCGAATCATTTGATCTTCCGTAATAAATATGGAAGATCTTCTTGCAACTTGCACCATAACCACCACACATCTTTCGAAATGACAAATCAATGGCATGACTAGCAAAATAATAACGAGGGTGCATGTTTCACGAAATGACAACCGCCCCTTTTCATGATAATAATAAATATGAACAAAATGACGATCGAAATAGTGCTAAATTCAAAAAACTCTCATTGTCCAACCAATTATGCCATTCGGACACGAGAGTTGGGAGCAAGTGTTGGGACAAATATTCAAATATCCGGACAACCGACTAAGATGCTGAGTGATTAAAAATCCACTCGGCTCTTTTCCTACTAATCCAAGAGAAACAATCATCGGCCATCTTTGAATATTGAAGATATACAGACCACTACCAACCAAGTTGGAATTATCCGACTATGGACTTTGCTACGCAACCGGCCAGACATACTCGGCTCACTACTGAACAAGACTACAGAATATTCCACTCGATCTCTTGTCGAATAGGGGCAGTTATAACCTGCCTTCCAAAAAATAAGGAGGGAATAACGGTCATTTGGCCACGACACAAACATGGCCAACTACCTATAACTGATTTAGTAATTCCCACGACCCATGATGTACATAATTTAATCGATTACTCCCACATTCTCTAAATTCTCAAAATGGAAGTTACAACTGCAGGTCCatctctatataaagggaggtagGTGGAGGAATAGCGTAAGCTAATTCTTAAAAAGAAAAGCTATCATTTTGGCTTCTATCTATTTCCTAAACTCTGACAGACTTAATCATTGAAGAATCTTTCATTGGACAACCATCGGCCAGCGGACTTGTCTTGCAGATTCTTACACTACCATAACCAAGGCACAATTCTCGGTTCCAAATTGAGAAACTCGTTGGAGTTTTGCAGTGACAAAATCCATTAGAAAGTTGTTCTTATATCCCAAAAATTTCTTACTCTCATTCACTCAAACTATTTCTTTTATCACTCTATTTTGTTTATCTGTAATTCTATAGTCAACTGAGAGACAATGATAAATGCCGAACCATGCCACGAGGATGTAAGCTAAATTGGTAGATTGGATTTTTTTCACACCTAATTCAGTTTGTGCGGGACCATCCATGAGTTGGCTACAGGTTCCAAGTGAAGATgaagattttaaataatttagataccCGTTTTCCTGTTACCAAAAAAGATACACGTTTCCTGAAATTGGAGCCGATTACACGCCGATTGTCGAATCTAATTCCTTAGATGGGCCTAATCTAGATGGAACCGCAGCGGATTTGATTTGGTCGTATCCAGCTCCAAAACCCGACAAAAATGTAGTTAGTTAAATATCAGGACTTAGCTGCCCCAGCCTTCCCATTGGCATGTTGGAAATTTCCTCGAATATTCCACCAAATTCCCGGCGTTTACTTCGCCGTCGGTCTTCGCATTCTTCCTCGAGCCAGCAACCAAGATAGAAGCGCAAATCCTTCGCCTAGCGGCCTTCTCAAACTCCACCAATTTCATCCAATTAATCTCCAGTTCTAGCACTCTAATGGCAGAAGCCGCGGCCGTGTCCGCCCTTCTCAGAGTAGTAATGGGGAAGCTGGCCACCGGTGCGTGGAAAGAGATTTCCCCGCTAAAGAGCGTCCAGAGACACATCAAAAAGCTTCAGAGCACTCTCTCCACCATCCAAGACGTCCTCGAAGACGCCGAGGAGCGATCGCCCCACGAGAAATCTCTCCGCAACTGGCTGCGCAAGCTCAAGGATGCCGCCTACGATGCTGACGACGTGGTCGACAAATTCCACATCGTAGCTCTCCGACGAAGGCGGCGACATGGAAAAGTACGCAAACTCttctctccttccctctctcttgCATTTCGCTTTCGGATGGCTAAGAAAATCAAGAAGATTAGGAAGAGATTGGACGAGATTGCGGCTGAGAGATTCAAGTTTCATTTGAGAGAGGGGCCCGTTTCCGATAGGCGGGTTGAAATCGGCCATCGGTTCACGAGTTCGGCGGTAGATGAGTCTGAGGTTTATGGAAGAGATGAGGATAGAGAGAAATTGGTCGATTTGTTGGTCGATACTGGTAGCGACAAGGAAGTCGTCGTAGTTCCACTGGTCGGCATGGGAGGTCTCGGCAAGACCACTCTTGTCAAATTAGTTTATAATGATGAGAGGATTAAGCGGCACTTTGAGCTTCGGATTTGGATCTGCGTCTCCGAAGATTTTGACGTGAGGAGGCTGGCAAGGGCGATGATAGAATGCGTCACTCAAGAGGATTGTCGTCTATTTGAATTGGAAACCATGCAGCTCCGTCTCCGATCACTCCTGCAAGGGAGGAAATTCTTGCTTGTTCTCGATGATATTTGGAACGAGAATGAAGGGAAGTGGGATGATTTCAAGTGCTTGCTAAAGGGCTGCGCACGTGGAAGCAAGGTCATTGTAACTACACGGAACGAGAGAATTGCGGTGATGATGGGTAGCATAGCTCCATTCCAATTAAAAGGTCTGGGAGATGATGACTGTTGGACTCTGTTCAAGCACAAGGCTTTTGGAACGGGGAGAGTGAAGGAGACCCCAAGTTTAGAAGCCATTGGAAAGGAGATTGTCAAGAAATGTGGAGGAGTGCCTTTAGCAGTGAAGGCTCTAGGAAGCCTCATGAACACTAAAAGAGATGAAGCAGAGTGGATAGCTATCAGAGATTGTGAAATTTGGAGATTACCACAGGAAAGAACGGAAATAGTTCCCGCCCTAAGGTTGAGTTATGATCATTTACCATCTCGGTTGAAGCAGTGTTTTGCATATTGTTCATTGTTCCCAAAAGATTACGAAATTAGGAAACATGTGCTAATTGAGATGTGGGTAGCAGAAGGTTTCATTTCATCGATTGATGAAGGGATGCTTGAGGAGGATGCCGGTAATGAGTATTTCAATATATTGCTCTGGAGTTCCTTTTTCCAAGAAGTCACGGAGTATTTAGATGGTAGGGTAATAACATGTAAGATGCATGATCTAGTCCATGACCTTGCTCTATCAATTGCAGGAGAAGAATGCCTGACCATGGAAGTTGGAAACCAGAAAAATATTCCTGAAAGATGCCACTATTCATCATTAATTTGTAATGAGATGTCATTAACAATTTCAAAGTTCTCTTCTGAAGCAAAAAGGCTAAGGTCATTCCTTGTGCTGCAGCCAGGTGATTATTTCTCCCATAGTCGCAGCCCTGCAGAGGTTCCTGAAAATATGCTATCTGCTCTAACTCATTTGCGGGTTCTCGATTTGAGTGGGTGTAGAGTTAGAAAGCTTCCTGATGCAATTGGCAAGCTGGAACATCTGAGGTTTCTTGACCTGTCAAGGACGGAGGTTGAATCTTTACCAAACTCTATCACTCGCCTACATAACCTGCAAACGCTGAACCTTCGAGACTGCAGAGAACTGCATCAGTTACCTAAAGGAATAAAAAACTTGAGCAATCTTAGGCATCTGGATATATATGGATGCAAATTGTTGGCCCGAATGCCCTCGGGAATGGGGCAATTAAGTAAGCTCCAGACATTAACAATGTTCACTGTGGGTGAGGATTGTGGGAGTACCTTTGCTGAGCTGCAAGGCCTGAACCTAATAAGAGGTTATCTCGAAGTCAATAATCTCCAAAATTTGAAGAATCCTGTAGAAGCCGGGAAAGCTGAATTGAAGGCAAAGAGGGGGCTGCGAATGTTGCAATTAAACTGGAAAAGAGAGGCAGATACAGGGCCAAGCGAAAATGTGGAGAACGTTCTAGAAGGCCTCAAGCCACACACTAATCTGGAGCAGCTGGAGATAAAAGAGTATGGGGGCATCAATTTTCCAGCATGGATGACAGCAATATCACCATTGTCATCTTATACAAGTCTGGTCCAAATCATACTATCTTATTTTAAAAGATGCACGCATCTTCCACCATTTGGTCAACTTCCATCACTTAAACTTCTACTTTTAATCAGTTTTCCTGCTTTGAGGAAAATCAGCACCGAGTTCTATGGCGACACAGGCACTTTTCCCTCGCTAGAAAGTCTTCAATTCATGCACATGCCTAATTTGGAGGAATTGCTGCTAGCAATACCTGGAAGAGAGACATTCCCTCGCCTCACTTATTTCAGAGCCATAGGCTGTCCCAATTTGACAGCACAACCATCCATTCCATCCTCAATCATGAGTTTGGAAATACAGAAATGCAAAATGGAGCTATTGTTAGCTGGTGACAGTATCGGGCTGGGTTCATCGCTCAAGAAACTGGTCATTTATAATTGTAGAGCACCATCACCATCCTGGTGGAACAGGCTGCAGTACCTCACGGCCCTTGAGGATTTAAGAATTGATGGATGTGAAGATCTAACTTGTTTGCCAGAAGGCATTGTGCGGAACTTCTCTTCACTTCGGATCATGACCATTGGCAATCACCAAAATTTGAGCTCTTTAGGGGAAGAAGGGCCGCAGCAGTGCCTTCTTACTTCTCTCCGTCACCTAAAGATTTACAGATGTGCCAGATTGTCTGCATTACCTGAATGGCTGGGTGGCCTCACATCACTTCGGCGTCTAGAAATCATAAATTGTCGCAATCTAACAAGCTTGCCTAATGGGATACGGCTCCTCACAACACTCCAGGATCTCAGCATCAGATTTTGTCCTGTTTTGGAGCGTCGATGTGAAAGGGGGAGAGGCGAGGACTGGGACAAGATTGCACATATTCCATGCATTGATATAGGGTTAGCAAGTGCTTCAACTTTAGAAATGGATGCATCTTGATCACCTGATACTGTTGTCTGCTGAGTTCTGACAAACTCTTCACCTCACATTATACTCGTCTGCAAAGGTAATTTGTTTCTTGAGCATTGGACAGATAGCCATTTGATTGTATGTTGGTGTGGACAAGATCATAAGAGCTTCTCAGAGGCGTTATAGGAAGATTATGCTTTGTGCTTTTTGACCATGGGGCATTGAGCATCTTTAATCAGGGTTCTTCTTGTTGCTTTATCAGCTTCATTGAGATCTTATGTTTTACTAGTTCTGTCTTATTTACCATGTCGGTTTAATTTGTTGGAGTATCATTGCTTAGTGAGATCTGCTACACTCAAGATTGAGTTCTATTATCAGAATAATCTTTCATGCTATTTTTTGTGTGGCTGGATTTTTTTGAAATCTGAACTGTATTgttcaaaatattttcattcagTTTTTACTCTATACATGTGGTCATTATATTGTGCCATATATCAACTGATGGATAGTTCTTTCCTTCAATTATTGAATAGctcattttttttgataaagctgTGATGCTGTGTCATGAGTAATGTTTGAAAGCTAACAACAAATATTTGTTTTCATCAGTCAGTTTCTATGGATATTTatacaatttactgttatgtgatGGTCCAATATAATATACCTGCTTAAATTCTTTTCTGTGCTGGTAAAAGAGAGTATTATTGCTACCAAAGCAATCCTTCTTGCTTTTGAAAGTGGTGCTGGGCTCAAGCTCGACTTCCTTAAAAATTTTGTTCTTTGTATAAACAtggatgatggtgaagcaaccaGAATTGCTACTATAATGAATTATAGGGGAGGTACCCTTTTTCACAAAATTCAGGTTGCGTATAATTGGCAGGAGGCTATGTACAGTATTGGAAGCCCCTTCTAGAGAGGATTAACTCTAGACTTACTTTATGGAGAGAAACTTCTGTAGGAGGAAGAATGACTCCAGTTGTTGTAAAATTATATGTTAATTACAGAAAAATAAGAGATCTTGGACGTTTTGGATGCTGGAGTCCATGCATCTCTTTTTTAATAGCCCCTTGGATGCCGGAAATAATGGAGGAAATGAGCGTTCTCTCTCAGACGAGTCAAATACTCATTTATGACTCTAATGTGTTATCTGTCTATAATATTATACAGCATTTCTGttcatttttatcataaatgaccACCTATGCTCTGATGTGATTTTGGGAtgtcttgtttctttcttttttctttgcgaTGATCATTTTTCTTCTGAAGACTCAGTTAGATGTCTGAAACCCAGAAGAATTCCCCCCACATCTGTGCTTTATATGGTGAATCTTATGTTAATAAACAATGACATGCTCAGGAAATTTCTGCAGTATAATAGTTACTTTCGACATCCATCGGAGATATTTTTCTCTGTTCTTCCAGGGGCTTCAGCGATGAATGACTTGGCAGAAGAGACAGCTTCCTAAAATTAAGCTTTTCTTTCGAAAGTAGGTGCATAGCTGAGGAAGCAAATTTCTTCAAATATTGGTATCTTGAGTTTTATATGTTGCTGATCAGGGATATTAAACGTTATCAGCAGACATGCATCATGAGAGATCTAATATTACAAAGGAAAATTCTCATTGGTGGAATAAATTGCAGGTGCATCTTTGCACCCTTCAATCTTCATCAGTAGATGAAACCAGAGTATGTACTGCCGGAGAAGATCCAATACAAAAATGCCGATCCCACTATTCTCGAACAGCTCAACGCCGGATTAATTTTACTGTTATTGTATGATAGCACAGAAACTGCTCTAGTAtgcaatatttattatttttcataggTGATAGGCACGTGCTTATGTTAAATCTGCATGTCTGAATTAATTCCGGCAACCCGAATGCCGGGAATGGTCCATGCTGACTACAACCAAGTTTACATTATAATTCCTGTAGTTAAGCAAACCTTTATgcaatatttttattctataggGAGCCAGCTACGCCTGTGCATGCTTGTGCGAAGTTTGAAGTAGATTCGGCAAGCCGCACGCCGGCAGTAGTTCAAAGTTTAAGCTTTGTACAACAATAAAATGTTAATGCTACTAAAAATTGCCGGTACGTACTTATGTTTCGAACACCCAGCTGAAATTTTGCATTAGAAAACGGTGGAGGATGGGCCTCGTTTAGTTTATTCTAACTTCCGCCAAgccttttttttaacaaaaaaatagaaaaccaaGATATTAGTGTGCTCTCCAACGAGCGGCAAACCAAACGCACGAAGCCCAAAAAAACATTTAATAAATCCGCCTGCTTCCACGCGTTGATCTCCACGcttcgccgccgccgccgccgctgcAGCAGCAATATCAAAGGTACATAACTAACAAAATGAGGCGTCGTTTCCGCCACCATTCTCCTCCAAAACTAATGGCGGACGGACTCGGCCTCCGTTCCCTCGTTATCCATCTTTCCCTCCATGCGGTCCCGCTCTTCGGCGCCGAATTCTGCCCCGAGAGTAGCACCGCCATCGCCGGCTTTGAGGCGGAGTTTCTCCATGCTCCAGCACCATGTTTCGGCAAGATCCGCGGCTCCGGCCTCGTGCGGTGGTGGACCGCCGACGTCGACGGCTTGGATGACCTCATCACCGAGTTCCCCGTCTCCAGCCAGTGACTCACTCGGACTTACCGCAAGGAGACCTCACCGTCCATCTCGCGAACCACACGTGGGACCCGTGTCCGTTTCTGCCGTCTGGGACGAGTCCACCGGCTCCGACTTCGGCCACGTCGTCCTCGCTCAGCCGTCTCCCAAGAAACGGGTCCACCGACAGCCCACGATGTTCGACAACTGCCGGTCTCTGTCGCCGAGTTTCCGCGCCAGTGGACCCTCGTGCGGGAGGCACCCTTTGTCGAGATTGGCCACGAATCGGCGGTGGGGTGGCTCTAGGGTCGTCGTCTCATGCCGACGTCGATCGCCATGGCTGGACTTACTGAAGAAGGCACGCCATTGACGACAACTCCATCAACCAGCACAGTAAGTGCTCGCTGAACAAGGATGGGAAGGTCGAGGGCGTGTGCCTGGAGGATCCAATCGTACTGGATCAGCGAACCACACTGAATTGGTTTACGACCACCAGAGGGATGGCATCTCCTTTTTCCGGCACCGGCGTCCCCTCGACTCGTGTCGCCGGATGGAAATTAAAAGTTTGATGTGCCTGTGGACAAATCCAAGAACATGACTGCGAGTGGGCGTGGGAATCGATCCGGCCGTCCGACGCTCTCCACCCATACCACCTTCCACAGAACCATGTTGGTCCCCGACTCGCAGCTTATAGATTCATCAGCCTTAATTTATCCATCACGACCTTATCATTGCCGCTAGGAAAACACCATTGAGCATGGATGGCTTCGGGAACCCTCGTAACCCTTCAATCGATCTCTACGTCGACAAGAAAGAAGCTCCGCTTCTGAGAGTCGAAATGTGATGAGTTCCAGTGACATTCTCGATCTAAGCAGGGCATGATATAGCATTCTATATTACATTGGATTCCACCGGTGGAAAGCCAACTTCTCAGGTGTGAGGTTATCTGTGCTGGTGGACCGGGAATTAAGGTCATTAATTTAGCGAGCCCGACAGAGTTAAGTTTGGTTGCCCGACAGGGATTCGGCCAGCCAACTTTTATCACCAGCCCTTTTATAGGAAAAATATTGGGTGAAAAGTTCATGTGGTCGATGACTGACTTGCTGATGTGTGAATAACAGTGTTGTATTGGATGATCAGCAGGTTACCTTCTTCTGGACTTTATCAGATAGCAGCTCGAGCAGAGAAGCGAAGTGGCTACCTTGCAATTGGGTTCGGAAGTGGAATGGTCAACAGCTGTGCTTCTCTGGGTTGGATGGAAAATATTTGGACATGTGGAGCGAGAACGTACCGAGTTGATGCACAGGATGCATGCAACCTTCATGTAGTCCGAGGATAAGTGTGTAAGACTATAATTGATCCGACCACTCCTTTAAAGGTTATTTGGGCAGTGGGTGCCCAGTGGTCAGAAAACCAATTTAGTGAGAGGGCCATGCATTCGATTATGAATGGAAGGCCTGTCCCGGTTTTGTGATGCAAGGATCAGCAGAGGCTGGGCAGGGTTTGCGCTCAGTTTTATCTGTTTATGGGTTCATGATGCTTAATGTTGCTTGCGGTATCTTTTTTTCCAGTTGAATACTGGCTGCAAGGTACTTAAAGCATGCGAAAAGGGATGGATGGTTCCAGCTTTGCAGCGCTCTGAATGAGCTATATATTATGTTTCTTGGCATTCTTTTTGCAGCTGCTGAGCTCCAAAGGTTTCTAATTAGCTCGATACATGTTAAATTTAGTGTGGTGGCTGTGATAATAGCTTGGGCACAGTCGATATAAATGCCTATCTAATATCTATGAGCTAAAAGATTGGGCAATGGGAAGGCTGCTTCTTCGAAGAGGGTAATCTGGGAACACATTCATGTTAACACTGGCCGGTAGGGTTGCTATGATAGTTGGAATAGTTTCATGAAGAATTGGGGGCAATAGATATGACAGTGCAAGTGCAAAAGGGCTTACTCGGGCTTTGATGTTATGGGTTCCGGTTTATGTATCTTTAGTTTTCTGCTTGGAAAACTTGGAAGTGGGGCCAAGAAAGGATCTTTAGTCTTTCAATGGCAGTTGGGTGTTGTGGGAAAGCAGGGAGGAAGATGACTCTTTCAATCTATTGCATCCGAATAGAACAGTTGCTAAACCGGATTCTcatccatctggaaggagcttGAGCATCTTTAGAGTAAATACATTCCTTTACAATCGAAACAATGGTTGGCTTTTTTTTCTGGTACAACAATGGTTGGCTTTTGTGATTTTGCTTAAACTGGGAATCTGAAGCTTCGATGATACCGATGGCATAAAGTAGGCTGCAAGGGAAGAACATGCAAGTATCATCATGCCATGTAGTGCAGATATGGGATGACTGCTTGCTAGTTCATTGTTGCAGGATCTTGCACGGGTGCATCACATATTTAGGTAGCTTTCTAACAACAAGAATTTTGGCATACTTACCAGGTTTATATACTCAGCCCATCATACGTGACCTTAAGGTAAGGTTCTCTTTTTGAAGCTACGAAAACAATCTGCTTGTACTATTTTTACCAAGATGGCTTCAGATTTTCCACGTCCTTTAATTTGATTGCTTGTACTCTGGCATTTAAAATCATTTTCTGACAAATATTTTCTGGATCATATCCCATTTCATATTATGCTTCTATACTCTTGCTTCCATGCAGTCCCTGTTCAAGTTTGAGAAAAGTAAGCTGTTTTTGTTATATTTTATGACTATTTCTTTACTTTTCATCCCCACCTAGTGATGCTCTTAGATATGCATTCATCTCTTAAATAACTGTAACAAAACTGTATCACTTTATTGATTGGAAAACATGGTAATTTCTTTTCTAGTATTCTATGTACTAGTATAAATTGTAGTATTCAAGTTCTCAATTTGCATTTGATGGGTGCTAGATGACAGAAATAAGAATTCTACCTGAAACTGTGTTTGACTTTCGTGAGTTATACATGCTTTGGGGCCTCTGTTTTAGCTTATCTTATGCAAGCACGGATTTCATTTG
Above is a genomic segment from Elaeis guineensis isolate ETL-2024a chromosome 1, EG11, whole genome shotgun sequence containing:
- the LOC105060316 gene encoding putative disease resistance protein RGA3; translated protein: MAEAAAVSALLRVVMGKLATGAWKEISPLKSVQRHIKKLQSTLSTIQDVLEDAEERSPHEKSLRNWLRKLKDAAYDADDVVDKFHIVALRRRRRHGKVRKLFSPSLSLAFRFRMAKKIKKIRKRLDEIAAERFKFHLREGPVSDRRVEIGHRFTSSAVDESEVYGRDEDREKLVDLLVDTGSDKEVVVVPLVGMGGLGKTTLVKLVYNDERIKRHFELRIWICVSEDFDVRRLARAMIECVTQEDCRLFELETMQLRLRSLLQGRKFLLVLDDIWNENEGKWDDFKCLLKGCARGSKVIVTTRNERIAVMMGSIAPFQLKGLGDDDCWTLFKHKAFGTGRVKETPSLEAIGKEIVKKCGGVPLAVKALGSLMNTKRDEAEWIAIRDCEIWRLPQERTEIVPALRLSYDHLPSRLKQCFAYCSLFPKDYEIRKHVLIEMWVAEGFISSIDEGMLEEDAGNEYFNILLWSSFFQEVTEYLDGRVITCKMHDLVHDLALSIAGEECLTMEVGNQKNIPERCHYSSLICNEMSLTISKFSSEAKRLRSFLVLQPGDYFSHSRSPAEVPENMLSALTHLRVLDLSGCRVRKLPDAIGKLEHLRFLDLSRTEVESLPNSITRLHNLQTLNLRDCRELHQLPKGIKNLSNLRHLDIYGCKLLARMPSGMGQLSKLQTLTMFTVGEDCGSTFAELQGLNLIRGYLEVNNLQNLKNPVEAGKAELKAKRGLRMLQLNWKREADTGPSENVENVLEGLKPHTNLEQLEIKEYGGINFPAWMTAISPLSSYTSLVQIILSYFKRCTHLPPFGQLPSLKLLLLISFPALRKISTEFYGDTGTFPSLESLQFMHMPNLEELLLAIPGRETFPRLTYFRAIGCPNLTAQPSIPSSIMSLEIQKCKMELLLAGDSIGLGSSLKKLVIYNCRAPSPSWWNRLQYLTALEDLRIDGCEDLTCLPEGIVRNFSSLRIMTIGNHQNLSSLGEEGPQQCLLTSLRHLKIYRCARLSALPEWLGGLTSLRRLEIINCRNLTSLPNGIRLLTTLQDLSIRFCPVLERRCERGRGEDWDKIAHIPCIDIGLASASTLEMDAS